A genome region from Sporomusaceae bacterium includes the following:
- a CDS encoding TAXI family TRAP transporter solute-binding subunit, whose protein sequence is MTSRWFRHVSGILVLLVFAFSLVGCGQSDQKSKDGKPAPEQKKRISIIGGASSGSWYLVAGGMAKVINKYVPGVEATAEPGGGAENIIRVASKEVMFGMVMSDNLYYANKGTREFKEAYPQVVAVYGGHDNPMKLMTRADSGINSVADLKGKKVGMGHPGSSQAVTAVADMETLGLKVDKDYKALWLTPGEISEALQDKTIDAGFIYIADPSGAMVDLCTKIPIKFLQYDVDSIVKAHPYWYKTKVKAGLYKGLDSDYFVQGANVVLVTHKDTDPDLVYKVTKALIEHADEVAEAHPAGKEWNLQGATRGIATPYHPGAEKYLKEKGALK, encoded by the coding sequence GACAAGCAGATGGTTCAGACATGTTTCCGGAATTCTGGTGCTGCTGGTGTTTGCCTTTTCGTTAGTCGGCTGCGGCCAATCGGATCAGAAAAGCAAAGACGGAAAACCAGCGCCCGAACAGAAAAAAAGAATCTCAATCATCGGCGGTGCTTCGTCCGGCAGTTGGTATCTGGTGGCCGGCGGCATGGCCAAGGTAATCAACAAGTACGTACCGGGCGTCGAAGCGACGGCCGAACCGGGCGGCGGGGCCGAAAACATTATTCGCGTGGCCAGCAAGGAAGTAATGTTCGGTATGGTCATGTCGGACAACCTCTACTACGCGAATAAGGGCACCAGGGAATTTAAAGAGGCGTATCCCCAGGTCGTAGCAGTTTACGGAGGCCACGATAACCCCATGAAATTGATGACCAGGGCCGACTCCGGCATCAACTCCGTAGCCGACCTCAAAGGCAAGAAGGTTGGCATGGGTCATCCCGGTTCGAGTCAGGCCGTTACGGCCGTAGCCGATATGGAGACCCTGGGGTTAAAAGTTGACAAGGACTACAAAGCCCTTTGGCTGACCCCGGGCGAAATTTCCGAAGCCCTGCAGGACAAGACCATTGACGCCGGGTTCATCTACATCGCCGACCCATCGGGCGCTATGGTCGATCTTTGCACCAAGATCCCCATCAAGTTTCTCCAGTATGACGTCGACAGCATAGTCAAGGCGCATCCCTATTGGTACAAAACCAAAGTAAAAGCAGGTCTTTACAAGGGCCTTGACAGTGACTATTTCGTCCAGGGAGCAAACGTCGTTCTGGTAACCCACAAAGACACCGATCCGGATCTTGTCTATAAAGTGACCAAGGCACTGATTGAACACGCCGACGAAGTCGCCGAGGCCCATCCAGCGGGCAAAGAGTGGAACCTCCAAGGCGCCACGCGGGGCATCGCTACCCCTTATCACCCCGGAGCCGAAAAATATCTGAAGGAAAAGGGCGCCCTGAAGTAG
- a CDS encoding TRAP transporter permease produces the protein MATQIENEDFQANKYLHEKIAAGIAILLALFQLYTAYFGAFGASQQRTVHLVLVLLMVFILKPLGNKPVSPWRIIDIVCIAASLYVGVYIFMKADQFALRALTIDTTDTAVGTLGLILVFEATRRVMGWIMPSIAAVFLAYAFLGPYMPSIIAHRGFGLPRIAYQMWFTMEGVLGQPLGVSATFVAVFVIFAAFLRKSGAGDFFMDIAFSLFGRYRGGPAKVAIVSSTLFGTFSGSAVANVVGTGTLTIPLMKRTGYQPHFAGAVEAVSSTGGQIMPPVMGAAAFLMTEFIGIPYTKIALAALVPALLYYFTVYVMVDLEAAKYKMVGLSKENLPSFKEKMKDGWPFLVPLVVLIYLLGESGSTPSLAAFWAIVAVVAIAAVHPKYKFSFNDFLKCMESGGRGVIEVAAACAMAGVIIGVITLTGLGLKLSMLMITLAAGSLLFLLLLTALVCFILGMGVPTTAAYLIVASLVAPALVKMGVHPLAAHMFVFYYAVVSMITPPVALAAYAAAGIAQCSPDKVGFTAIRLGIVALVVPFMFVYGPQLLLIGTWPEIAQSIVTSIFGCIAMSIAVHGWYQGQVPTWIRGLFLLGGLGLIKPGTVTDIAGVLLIVVAYFLNKKFAKKTVPSAETTATADQS, from the coding sequence TTGGCAACGCAAATAGAAAACGAAGACTTTCAGGCTAATAAATATCTTCACGAAAAAATCGCCGCCGGAATTGCCATTCTTCTCGCGCTGTTTCAGCTATATACCGCCTATTTCGGCGCTTTTGGGGCCTCGCAGCAAAGAACGGTGCACCTTGTCCTGGTCCTGTTGATGGTCTTTATTCTCAAACCCCTTGGGAACAAGCCGGTAAGCCCTTGGCGCATCATCGACATCGTATGTATTGCGGCATCCCTGTATGTGGGCGTGTACATTTTCATGAAAGCCGATCAGTTCGCATTGCGGGCGTTGACCATCGACACCACGGACACCGCAGTGGGCACACTGGGACTTATCCTGGTTTTTGAAGCCACCCGCAGAGTAATGGGTTGGATCATGCCTTCTATCGCCGCGGTTTTCCTAGCCTACGCATTTTTGGGGCCGTACATGCCTTCCATCATCGCCCACCGGGGATTTGGGCTGCCGCGAATCGCCTACCAGATGTGGTTCACCATGGAAGGCGTTCTCGGTCAGCCGCTGGGGGTATCGGCCACCTTCGTCGCCGTCTTTGTCATCTTCGCCGCCTTTCTGAGAAAAAGCGGTGCTGGCGACTTCTTCATGGACATAGCTTTTTCCCTGTTTGGCCGATATCGCGGCGGGCCGGCCAAAGTGGCCATCGTGTCGAGTACATTGTTCGGCACTTTTTCCGGCAGCGCGGTCGCCAACGTTGTCGGGACAGGCACCCTCACCATTCCGCTGATGAAAAGGACGGGCTATCAACCGCATTTTGCCGGCGCCGTCGAGGCCGTCTCCTCAACCGGGGGCCAAATCATGCCGCCGGTCATGGGAGCCGCCGCCTTCCTGATGACCGAATTCATCGGCATACCTTACACAAAGATAGCGCTTGCCGCCCTTGTTCCCGCGCTGCTATATTACTTTACCGTCTACGTGATGGTAGACCTGGAAGCCGCCAAGTATAAAATGGTCGGCTTATCGAAAGAAAACCTGCCATCTTTTAAGGAAAAAATGAAAGACGGCTGGCCATTCCTGGTTCCGCTTGTTGTACTGATCTATCTCCTCGGCGAAAGCGGCAGCACGCCGTCCCTGGCCGCCTTCTGGGCCATCGTCGCCGTAGTTGCCATCGCTGCCGTACATCCGAAGTACAAGTTTAGCTTCAACGATTTCCTCAAGTGCATGGAGAGCGGCGGGCGAGGAGTTATCGAAGTCGCGGCAGCCTGTGCCATGGCGGGTGTGATTATCGGCGTAATAACCTTGACCGGTTTAGGGTTAAAACTCTCCATGCTGATGATAACCCTGGCCGCCGGGAGTCTTTTATTCCTCTTACTGCTGACCGCCTTAGTCTGCTTTATCCTGGGCATGGGGGTGCCGACAACCGCAGCCTACCTCATCGTGGCCAGCCTTGTAGCGCCGGCCCTTGTGAAGATGGGCGTTCATCCCCTTGCCGCCCACATGTTCGTCTTCTACTACGCCGTAGTATCCATGATCACTCCTCCGGTGGCCTTGGCAGCCTATGCCGCCGCGGGCATAGCACAGTGCAGCCCCGACAAGGTAGGTTTTACCGCCATTCGTCTGGGGATAGTCGCTCTGGTGGTGCCCTTCATGTTCGTCTATGGTCCCCAACTGCTATTAATCGGCACTTGGCCGGAAATTGCCCAGAGCATAGTAACCTCTATATTCGGTTGTATTGCCATGTCCATCGCCGTGCACGGCTGGTATCAGGGTCAGGTGCCGACATGGATAAGGGGCTTGTTCCTCCTGGGGGGATTGGGGCTCATTAAACCGGGCACGGTCACCGATATCGCCGGCGTGCTACTGATTGTTGTAGCTTACTTCCTTAACAAGAAATTCGCCAAAAAAACAGTTCCCTCCGCCGAAACGACAGCGACTGCCGATCAATCATAA